One window of Botrimarina mediterranea genomic DNA carries:
- a CDS encoding YbaN family protein: MASPIVLPSLLRPAGPVADRESVVGLEIARRVLADASVRSLTLDPARDEATVRYRGGHRGPIEQRASLSWLAQRYSADAALLEASTVVPLPVELVQRWPDEDAARESYVRAPEVATGWRRAMHLTLAAVWFTLAVLGAILPGLPCTCFLLLCSYSLCRSSDRLHQKLLDSRWFGPTLRHWRLHRGVRPGVKAKALGTMAAMIGITLIFAPLPSVVWWIVAAAGVIGAAVVMRLRVVEC; encoded by the coding sequence ATGGCGAGCCCGATTGTGTTACCGTCACTGCTCCGTCCGGCGGGCCCCGTCGCCGACCGAGAGTCGGTCGTGGGTCTGGAGATTGCCCGCCGCGTGCTGGCCGACGCCTCGGTCCGCTCGTTGACGCTCGATCCGGCCCGCGATGAGGCGACAGTCCGATACCGGGGCGGTCACCGAGGACCCATCGAGCAACGCGCGTCGCTAAGCTGGCTAGCCCAGCGATACAGCGCCGACGCGGCGCTGCTGGAAGCCTCGACCGTCGTTCCCCTTCCCGTAGAACTCGTGCAGCGCTGGCCCGACGAAGACGCCGCCCGCGAAAGCTACGTCCGCGCCCCGGAAGTAGCGACCGGCTGGCGCCGCGCGATGCACCTGACGCTTGCGGCCGTGTGGTTCACTCTGGCGGTGCTCGGCGCGATCCTGCCCGGACTGCCCTGCACATGCTTCTTGCTCTTGTGCAGCTACTCGCTCTGCCGCAGCTCGGACCGGCTGCACCAGAAGCTGCTCGACTCGAGGTGGTTCGGCCCGACGCTCCGCCACTGGCGCCTCCACCGCGGCGTCCGCCCCGGCGTCAAGGCCAAGGCCCTCGGCACGATGGCGGCGATGATCGGCATCACGCTCATCTTCGCGCCGCTGCCGTCCGTGGTGTGGTGGATCGTGGCCGCCGCCGGCGTGATCGGTGCGGCGGTGGTGATGCGGCTGCGGGTGGTGGAGTGCTGA